The following proteins are encoded in a genomic region of Bernardetia sp. MNP-M8:
- a CDS encoding glycosyltransferase family 61 protein yields MKKQEVIEAKIAKRNPAQNVTLKETSLFAHELEKNIPSVHVLELSTVYLLNGYLLDLSDFKTFNSYTHTYPISKSRTLLNFAKVVLSNFLSKTKTIENAIFATDNWSDGYFHWLTDVIPRVLVAQKIEKRENTELLVPKELEKYDFTQITGEKLNRKIYFYESNQVYKINKLILPSHIGNSGNYDKELMQEARKLFTQSSKIESNEGTENVIKQKINRKIYISRQKSRFRKINNEEQVQKLLKKYNYEIHYFEEYSFEKQIELMKQTVSLVGLHGAGLTNMLFINPNTKVLEIRNQADKHNNCYFSLASDLEVDYYYLLSEGDSAETHTVNVDVDIEKLEQIILEMEK; encoded by the coding sequence ATGAAAAAACAAGAAGTTATAGAAGCCAAAATAGCGAAAAGAAATCCTGCTCAAAATGTTACTCTAAAAGAGACCAGTTTGTTTGCTCACGAGTTAGAAAAAAATATTCCTAGTGTTCATGTATTAGAGCTTTCAACTGTCTATTTACTGAATGGATATTTATTAGATTTATCTGATTTTAAGACTTTCAATTCTTATACTCATACATATCCAATAAGTAAAAGTAGAACGCTTCTAAATTTTGCTAAGGTAGTTTTATCTAATTTTTTATCAAAAACAAAAACGATAGAAAATGCTATTTTTGCGACAGATAATTGGTCAGATGGTTATTTTCATTGGCTTACAGATGTTATTCCTCGTGTTTTGGTTGCTCAAAAGATAGAAAAACGAGAAAATACAGAGTTATTAGTTCCAAAAGAACTAGAAAAATATGATTTTACTCAAATTACAGGAGAAAAACTAAATCGGAAAATATATTTTTATGAGAGTAATCAGGTCTATAAAATAAATAAATTAATCTTGCCTTCTCATATTGGAAATAGTGGAAATTATGATAAAGAATTGATGCAGGAAGCTAGAAAACTATTTACTCAAAGTTCGAAAATAGAGTCTAATGAAGGTACAGAAAATGTAATTAAGCAAAAAATAAATAGGAAAATATATATCAGTCGTCAAAAATCTAGGTTCAGAAAAATAAATAATGAAGAGCAAGTTCAGAAATTACTCAAAAAATATAATTATGAAATTCATTATTTTGAAGAGTATAGTTTTGAAAAACAAATTGAACTTATGAAACAAACAGTTTCTTTGGTTGGATTACATGGAGCAGGACTTACCAACATGCTTTTCATCAATCCGAATACTAAAGTTTTGGAAATTAGAAATCAAGCAGACAAACATAATAATTGCTATTTTTCATTAGCTTCTGATTTAGAAGTTGATTATTATTATTTACTTTCAGAAGGTGATTCTGCTGAAACACATACTGTAAATGTAGACGTAGATATAGAAAAGTTAGAGCAAATTATTTTAGAGATGGAGAAGTAG
- a CDS encoding head GIN domain-containing protein gives MKTLNHKLTTFSFALLFLFAFSISTAFAQEVRSVSNFEEISSGGSFDIKIVKSSKNEVKIEGADADLLEKLETQVDGNRLRIGIKKGNSWSSRGYSKVTITVYHTEKLEKLSLAGSGSMEWDGELYSSTLEISVAGSGKVCGRVAVSDLEASIAGSGKICLKGAATQQEVRIAGSGDYEAEDLKTQDTEIKISGSGDAEVYVTKNLEAKISGSGDIRYTTGGNELERQIVKVSGSGKVRKG, from the coding sequence ATGAAAACGCTCAATCACAAACTAACTACTTTCTCATTTGCTCTTTTGTTTCTTTTTGCATTTTCAATTTCTACAGCTTTTGCTCAAGAAGTTAGAAGTGTATCTAATTTTGAAGAAATTTCATCAGGAGGAAGTTTTGATATTAAAATTGTAAAATCTTCTAAAAATGAAGTCAAAATTGAAGGTGCAGATGCAGACCTTTTAGAAAAACTAGAAACTCAAGTAGATGGCAATCGTCTTAGAATAGGAATCAAAAAAGGCAATAGTTGGAGCTCTAGAGGATATAGTAAAGTAACTATTACAGTTTATCATACTGAAAAACTAGAAAAATTATCTCTTGCAGGTTCGGGTTCTATGGAATGGGATGGCGAATTATATAGCTCTACATTAGAAATTAGTGTTGCAGGTTCAGGAAAAGTATGTGGAAGAGTTGCTGTTTCAGACTTAGAAGCAAGTATTGCAGGTTCTGGAAAAATTTGTCTTAAAGGAGCAGCTACACAACAAGAAGTAAGAATTGCAGGCTCTGGAGATTATGAAGCAGAAGATTTAAAAACACAAGATACAGAAATCAAAATTTCAGGTTCTGGAGATGCTGAAGTATATGTTACAAAGAATTTGGAAGCAAAAATTTCAGGTTCTGGAGATATTCGTTACACTACTGGTGGGAATGAATTAGAAAGACAAATCGTTAAAGTAAGTGGCTCAGGAAAAGTACGCAAAGGATAA
- a CDS encoding glycosyltransferase family 39 protein yields the protein MSIKNWFLLSFFALLKLQTPFLLNKAYSFHRDELLYLALGKHLDFGFLEVPPMIALFASFIQNTIGESLWAIHLVSGLAGMTLVILTGMIASQMGGKTFAILFAGFIVIFSPAFLRIHTLFQPVGWDVLGWTWLIYLWIRHIKTQQGRYLVGMGAIAGIFFLNKYSIVFCVIAILIATLFSKERQWLLNKKLWLGVGIGLLIVLPNLIWQAFHNFPVFHHMEELSVTQLKNINPVDFIIDQFLMHLPITWIWMLGFTGLLKSKTLQPFRTIAVFFVVVILMLFFLHGKSYYTLGAFPVMLAAGSIAIERLTQNRTFLRVPAVVIPIMLILPLLPFSIPILSPEKLTEYAATFTEKTGEESFNRWEDGKIHALPQDFADMLGWKQIAKLAAKAYYEIPVEERKNTIILAENYGQAGAIDFYAKEFNLPQVYSFSSSYLLWLPQKFTAKKVIFINDRIHQDISKTVGKQTLIGEIKDTYSRQNGNKVWLLENLSKDYYELYENAIKEEKAFLTE from the coding sequence ATGTCAATCAAAAACTGGTTTTTACTTTCTTTTTTTGCTCTTCTTAAATTACAGACACCTTTTCTACTCAATAAAGCATATAGTTTTCATAGAGATGAATTACTTTATCTTGCGTTGGGCAAACATTTAGATTTTGGTTTTTTGGAAGTTCCTCCAATGATTGCTCTTTTTGCTTCCTTTATTCAAAATACAATAGGAGAATCTCTTTGGGCTATTCATTTAGTTTCTGGCTTGGCTGGAATGACTTTGGTTATTCTGACAGGAATGATAGCTAGTCAGATGGGGGGAAAAACATTTGCAATCCTATTTGCTGGTTTTATTGTTATTTTTTCACCTGCTTTTTTGCGTATACATACACTTTTTCAACCTGTAGGTTGGGATGTTTTGGGCTGGACATGGCTTATCTATCTTTGGATTCGTCATATAAAAACTCAACAAGGACGTTATTTGGTCGGAATGGGAGCTATTGCAGGAATTTTCTTTTTAAATAAATACAGTATTGTTTTTTGTGTGATTGCTATTCTAATAGCTACTTTGTTTTCAAAAGAAAGACAATGGCTTTTGAACAAAAAGTTGTGGCTTGGTGTAGGCATTGGTCTTCTGATTGTTCTACCTAATCTTATTTGGCAAGCCTTTCATAATTTTCCCGTCTTTCATCACATGGAAGAGCTTAGTGTTACACAGCTTAAAAATATAAATCCTGTAGATTTTATAATTGATCAATTTTTAATGCATCTTCCTATTACTTGGATTTGGATGTTGGGTTTTACAGGCTTATTAAAAAGTAAAACACTTCAACCTTTCAGAACGATAGCTGTATTTTTTGTAGTTGTTATTTTGATGCTTTTCTTTTTGCACGGCAAAAGTTATTATACATTGGGAGCTTTTCCTGTAATGCTTGCTGCTGGTTCAATCGCTATCGAACGTCTGACACAAAACCGTACGTTTTTACGTGTTCCTGCTGTTGTAATTCCAATAATGCTTATCTTGCCTTTGCTTCCTTTTAGCATTCCTATTTTGAGTCCTGAAAAACTTACAGAATATGCCGCTACTTTTACTGAAAAAACAGGAGAAGAATCGTTTAATCGTTGGGAAGACGGAAAAATACATGCTCTTCCTCAAGATTTTGCTGATATGTTGGGATGGAAACAAATAGCTAAATTAGCAGCAAAGGCATATTATGAAATTCCTGTTGAAGAGAGAAAGAATACTATAATTTTGGCTGAAAATTATGGACAAGCAGGAGCAATTGATTTCTATGCAAAAGAATTTAATTTACCACAAGTATATAGTTTTTCAAGTAGCTATTTACTTTGGCTTCCTCAAAAATTTACTGCAAAAAAAGTAATTTTTATTAATGATAGAATCCATCAAGATATTAGCAAAACAGTAGGCAAACAAACTCTTATTGGAGAAATTAAAGATACATATAGCCGTCAGAATGGGAATAAAGTTTGGCTGTTAGAAAATCTAAGTAAGGACTATTATGAGTTGTATGAAAATGCAATTAAGGAAGAAAAGGCATTTTTGACAGAGTAA
- a CDS encoding RidA family protein, with translation MSRIVFTENAPAPIGPYSQAVWNGNTLFVSGQIAMDAKSGKITGQDGESIEDETHKVMHNMGQILEAAELSYYNIVKCSIFVKDMNDFQAINKAYGEYFTENPPARETVEVSRLPKDVRVEISCVAAKE, from the coding sequence ATGTCAAGAATAGTATTTACAGAAAATGCTCCTGCTCCTATTGGTCCTTATAGTCAAGCTGTTTGGAATGGAAACACACTTTTTGTGTCTGGACAAATTGCAATGGATGCAAAAAGTGGCAAAATTACAGGTCAAGATGGAGAAAGCATAGAAGACGAAACACACAAAGTAATGCACAATATGGGACAAATTTTGGAAGCTGCTGAGCTTTCTTATTACAACATTGTAAAGTGCAGTATTTTTGTAAAAGATATGAATGATTTTCAGGCTATTAATAAGGCTTATGGTGAATATTTCACAGAAAACCCTCCTGCTAGAGAAACTGTTGAAGTATCTCGTTTGCCAAAAGATGTACGTGTAGAAATTTCTTGTGTGGCTGCAAAAGAATAA
- a CDS encoding two-component regulator propeller domain-containing protein gives MRYACTLFCILIVYSFSIFSNSSFAQFTDFGDTPLEAEHLSIDQGLSQSTVLSILQDQKGFMWFGTQDGLNRYDAYKFKLFKSQRGDSTSLPDNNIQTLFQSKDGTIWVGTEAGLSIYNLDFDNFTSYRYQGAHKKSISNDDVSAITEDTTGVIWIGTKKGLNKFDRKTKTFERYFADGKTNSIPDNEITALYTDKKGNVWIGTQNGVARYQPKTNNFKVFLADSTFSSLPNGHITCFFEDRFKALWIGTKNGIGRYNRLSDNMSSYKASPLAIEGIEQDEDGNLWIISALELGKFNQNNHTYKRQNIGNTFENYGSFNVITRSKSGLLWIGTNKNGIFKINTRTKQFKTFRHNPENQNSLPPAWVWSITNSDKNNLWIGTADGWSYLNVTKDSAFNYSTFFSSFQNPNTRDVTALLNEGDSVLWGSVLKNGLFRATLDKQTHIPLDFQTFVANENDFLQQSPSGNRITTIYKDSFGKIWVGTFQKGLNEIYEDTTGNHLNFEKINPKKYRFRYFIHDKNNAASLAGSSVRIIFEDRNKNLWIGTEEGGLSLAKRDSKGNILSFENFSYKDDDPTSISSNAIRTIWEDASGYLWLGTPNGLNRFDPKTKKALHFGELDIKLSRVIHGVLGDKKENLWLSTNNGILKFDVGDSIVWEFNLEDGIQSNEFNSGASYLRKNDGMMFFGGIGGLTMFHPDTVKSNNYLPPVVLTDFKIFNKSVAVRDANNEDSPLTHHISVVDEIILDYEDQVITFEFTALNFLHPENNRYSYRLEGFEENWNEVNDRRFASYTNLPKGEYKFVVRAANNDGLWNNEGASVKIRMRPPFWATLGFRVAVILVIASGLWTIYYFRTKSIREQNTKLENSVKERTGELLETTEELRVQRDQLENAYANIRLLSDIGRQITARLHHKEIIQSVYDNIQKVMPADAFGVALFDEDANCLTVSGFIENGNVLPFHILDLNDKSELAVKSFSEQREIIIHNVQQEYLKYMEEKPHPDFGKTTSSVVYLPLVLAERKIGVITAQSYKENAFDSEHLSILRNLATYIVIALDNSQAYTKIEAQKHEIDENRISLESKNKDITDSINYAKRIQHALLPPLSILKDAFEAFVLFLPRDIVSGDFYWFTEKEGKTIVAAIDCTGHGVPGAFMSIIAETHLDRIINVMGIMSPALILEELDKAVRNTLRQNETQSRDGMDMSICVIDKNNNEVVFGGAKNPLIYIQNGNVEQVKGDIRGIGGYSRKYLKKTPTFKEHVIKVNEPTSFYIFSDGYQDQFGGKHDEKFMKKRFRQVLRDIHAEDMDAQRQLLERGFIRWKGQRQQIDDVLVIGFKMG, from the coding sequence ATGAGGTACGCTTGTACACTTTTCTGTATTCTAATTGTATATAGTTTTTCTATCTTCTCCAATTCTTCTTTTGCTCAATTTACTGATTTTGGAGATACACCCTTAGAAGCCGAACATCTGAGCATCGATCAAGGATTGTCTCAATCGACAGTGCTTTCTATTCTGCAAGATCAAAAAGGATTTATGTGGTTTGGAACACAAGACGGACTAAACAGGTATGATGCCTATAAATTCAAACTATTCAAATCCCAACGAGGAGACTCTACTTCCCTTCCTGACAACAATATACAAACGCTTTTTCAATCTAAAGACGGCACAATTTGGGTAGGGACAGAAGCAGGACTTTCAATATACAATCTTGACTTTGACAATTTTACTAGCTATAGATATCAAGGTGCACATAAAAAAAGTATTTCTAATGATGATGTGAGTGCAATTACAGAAGATACAACAGGAGTTATTTGGATAGGAACAAAAAAAGGATTAAATAAATTTGATAGAAAAACAAAGACTTTTGAAAGATATTTTGCTGATGGAAAGACTAATTCTATTCCTGATAATGAAATTACGGCACTTTACACAGATAAAAAAGGAAATGTTTGGATAGGAACACAAAATGGAGTTGCTCGTTATCAACCCAAAACAAATAATTTTAAAGTATTTTTAGCAGACTCTACTTTTTCATCTTTACCAAATGGACATATTACCTGTTTTTTTGAAGACCGTTTTAAGGCACTCTGGATAGGAACAAAAAATGGAATAGGAAGATATAATCGTTTGAGTGATAATATGTCGTCTTACAAAGCCTCTCCTTTAGCTATTGAAGGGATAGAACAAGATGAAGATGGTAATTTATGGATTATCTCTGCTCTAGAACTTGGTAAGTTCAATCAAAATAATCACACCTATAAGCGTCAAAATATCGGCAATACCTTTGAGAATTATGGCTCTTTTAACGTTATTACAAGAAGTAAATCAGGACTTTTATGGATAGGAACAAATAAAAATGGAATTTTTAAGATAAATACTCGTACCAAACAATTCAAAACATTCCGTCATAACCCTGAAAATCAAAATAGTCTTCCTCCAGCATGGGTGTGGAGTATAACAAACTCTGATAAAAATAACCTTTGGATAGGAACAGCAGATGGCTGGAGTTATCTGAACGTAACTAAAGACTCTGCTTTTAACTATAGTACATTTTTTTCTTCCTTCCAAAATCCAAATACTAGAGATGTAACAGCTTTATTAAATGAAGGAGACTCTGTTTTGTGGGGTTCTGTACTCAAAAATGGTCTTTTTAGAGCTACACTTGACAAACAAACTCATATTCCTTTAGATTTTCAAACTTTTGTAGCAAATGAAAATGATTTTTTACAACAATCGCCGAGTGGAAACAGAATTACAACTATATATAAAGACAGCTTTGGTAAAATATGGGTAGGAACTTTTCAAAAAGGATTGAATGAAATTTATGAAGACACAACAGGAAATCATTTGAATTTTGAAAAAATTAATCCAAAAAAATACCGTTTTAGATACTTTATTCATGATAAAAATAATGCAGCATCTTTAGCAGGAAGTAGTGTCCGTATTATTTTTGAGGATAGAAATAAAAATCTATGGATAGGAACAGAAGAAGGAGGACTTAGTCTTGCCAAACGAGATAGTAAAGGAAATATCCTTTCTTTTGAAAATTTTTCTTATAAAGATGATGATCCTACAAGTATTAGTAGCAATGCAATCAGAACAATTTGGGAAGATGCATCAGGGTATCTTTGGTTAGGAACTCCAAATGGACTAAATCGTTTTGACCCAAAAACCAAAAAAGCCCTTCATTTTGGCGAACTAGATATAAAACTTAGCAGAGTTATTCATGGAGTTTTGGGAGATAAAAAAGAAAATCTATGGCTAAGTACAAATAATGGTATTCTTAAGTTTGATGTTGGGGATAGTATCGTATGGGAATTTAATCTTGAGGATGGAATACAAAGCAATGAGTTTAACTCAGGTGCTTCTTACTTGAGAAAAAATGATGGAATGATGTTTTTTGGTGGAATTGGAGGACTAACTATGTTTCATCCAGATACTGTAAAATCAAATAATTATCTTCCTCCTGTTGTTTTGACTGATTTCAAAATTTTTAATAAATCTGTGGCTGTAAGAGATGCCAATAATGAAGATTCTCCTCTCACACATCATATTTCAGTGGTTGATGAAATTATTTTGGATTATGAAGACCAAGTAATTACATTCGAATTTACGGCTCTTAATTTTTTACATCCTGAAAATAATAGATACTCATATCGTTTGGAAGGATTTGAGGAAAATTGGAATGAAGTAAACGACCGTCGTTTTGCTTCTTATACAAATTTGCCTAAAGGAGAATATAAATTTGTGGTTCGTGCTGCAAATAATGATGGTCTATGGAATAACGAAGGTGCATCTGTCAAAATTAGAATGCGTCCTCCTTTTTGGGCTACATTAGGATTTAGAGTTGCTGTTATTTTGGTTATTGCAAGTGGACTTTGGACAATCTATTATTTCCGAACAAAATCTATTAGAGAACAAAATACAAAACTAGAAAACTCTGTAAAAGAAAGAACAGGTGAATTGCTAGAAACTACTGAAGAGTTGCGTGTTCAGCGTGACCAGCTTGAAAATGCGTATGCAAATATTCGTTTGCTTAGTGATATTGGAAGACAAATAACAGCTCGTTTGCACCACAAAGAAATTATTCAATCTGTTTATGATAATATTCAAAAAGTAATGCCTGCTGATGCGTTTGGAGTGGCTCTCTTTGATGAGGATGCAAACTGTCTTACTGTTTCTGGTTTTATTGAAAATGGAAATGTACTACCTTTTCATATTTTAGATTTGAATGATAAGAGTGAATTGGCTGTCAAATCGTTTAGTGAGCAGCGTGAGATTATAATTCATAACGTTCAACAAGAATATCTGAAATACATGGAAGAAAAGCCCCATCCAGATTTTGGGAAAACTACTTCTTCAGTTGTTTATTTGCCTTTAGTTTTGGCAGAGCGAAAAATTGGTGTCATAACAGCTCAGAGTTATAAAGAAAATGCCTTTGATTCAGAACACTTATCTATTCTTAGAAATCTAGCTACCTATATCGTAATTGCTTTAGATAACTCACAAGCCTATACAAAAATAGAAGCTCAAAAACATGAAATAGATGAAAATAGGATTTCTCTTGAATCAAAGAATAAAGATATTACAGATAGTATCAATTATGCAAAACGAATTCAGCACGCACTTTTGCCACCTTTATCTATACTAAAAGATGCTTTTGAAGCCTTTGTTTTATTTTTGCCTCGTGATATTGTAAGTGGCGATTTTTATTGGTTTACAGAAAAAGAAGGTAAAACTATCGTTGCTGCCATTGACTGTACAGGACATGGCGTTCCAGGGGCATTTATGTCTATTATTGCTGAAACACATTTAGACAGAATTATTAACGTGATGGGTATTATGAGTCCTGCTCTTATCTTGGAAGAGTTAGATAAAGCTGTCCGAAACACATTACGTCAGAATGAAACGCAAAGCCGTGATGGAATGGATATGTCAATCTGTGTAATTGATAAAAATAATAATGAAGTAGTTTTTGGAGGAGCAAAAAATCCATTGATTTATATTCAAAATGGAAATGTAGAACAAGTAAAAGGAGATATTAGAGGAATTGGAGGCTATTCAAGAAAATATCTAAAGAAAACCCCAACTTTTAAGGAACATGTTATTAAAGTAAATGAGCCAACTTCTTTTTATATATTTTCTGATGGTTATCAAGACCAGTTTGGAGGAAAACACGATGAGAAGTTTATGAAAAAACGTTTCCGTCAAGTCTTGAGAGATATTCATGCAGAAGATATGGACGCTCAAAGACAACTTCTAGAGCGTGGTTTTATACGATGGAAAGGACAAAGACAACAAATCGACGATGTTCTTGTGATTGGTTTTAAGATGGGATAA
- a CDS encoding glycosyltransferase family 4 protein yields the protein MNFHIVHLSTPKTWRGGEQQIAYLATEIEKNQEDKISIQQTILTPQNSSLSDFIRNYNKENVTTNLEVEELKGNSKFGQAKFLATFCKKNKVSIVHLHDAHAHTIGILSAVFFQNKTKFILSRKVIFPVKNNFFSNYKYNHSAIKKIICVSEKVKEVVGLSIKDKSKLITIYDGIDLDKFNNENDTSILRQEYNLSKDTILIGNVAALTPEKDYITFLETAKLLIPKLEKKNKQVCFFLIGKEGESKNEIHKWFNQNPQLKEHFILTGFRNDIAFILKELDVFLFTSQTEGLGTSVLDAFASKVPVVATAAGGVPESVINNKTGLLSNIKDSFSLAENVEKVLFNEELRNKLIQNATIHLQNFTKENTAKKTLEIYKNVAYSS from the coding sequence ATGAATTTCCATATTGTCCATCTTTCTACTCCCAAAACTTGGCGAGGAGGCGAACAGCAGATTGCTTATTTAGCTACCGAAATAGAGAAAAATCAAGAAGATAAAATCTCAATTCAACAAACAATTCTGACACCTCAAAACTCTTCTTTGTCTGATTTTATAAGAAATTATAATAAAGAAAACGTAACTACCAATTTGGAGGTAGAAGAGTTAAAGGGAAATTCAAAGTTTGGACAAGCAAAATTTTTGGCTACTTTTTGTAAAAAAAATAAAGTAAGTATTGTTCATCTTCATGATGCACACGCACATACAATAGGCATTTTGTCAGCCGTTTTTTTTCAGAATAAAACTAAATTTATCTTGAGTAGAAAGGTGATTTTTCCTGTTAAAAATAATTTTTTTTCCAACTACAAATACAATCATTCAGCTATAAAAAAAATAATTTGTGTTTCAGAAAAAGTAAAAGAAGTGGTGGGTCTGAGTATTAAAGACAAGTCAAAATTAATTACAATATATGATGGAATTGATTTGGATAAGTTTAATAATGAAAATGACACATCTATTTTAAGGCAAGAATATAATTTGTCAAAAGATACAATTTTGATAGGAAATGTAGCAGCTCTTACACCTGAAAAAGATTATATTACCTTTTTAGAAACAGCAAAATTACTCATTCCTAAACTAGAGAAAAAAAATAAGCAGGTGTGTTTTTTCTTAATTGGAAAAGAAGGAGAATCAAAAAACGAAATTCATAAGTGGTTCAATCAAAATCCACAACTAAAAGAGCATTTTATTTTGACAGGTTTTAGAAATGACATTGCTTTTATTCTAAAAGAATTGGATGTTTTTCTTTTTACAAGCCAAACAGAAGGATTAGGAACAAGTGTATTAGATGCTTTTGCAAGTAAAGTTCCAGTTGTGGCAACAGCAGCAGGAGGAGTTCCAGAGTCTGTAATTAATAACAAAACAGGTTTGCTTTCAAATATAAAAGATTCTTTTTCTTTAGCTGAAAATGTAGAGAAGGTTCTGTTTAATGAAGAGTTAAGAAATAAATTAATACAAAATGCTACTATTCACCTCCAAAATTTTACAAAAGAAAATACAGCCAAGAAGACTTTAGAAATTTATAAAAATGTAGCTTACTCTTCATAG
- a CDS encoding acetyl-CoA C-acyltransferase, translating into MTLKEVYLVSTVRTPIGSFNGSLAAVAATQLGATAIKGALQKINLDPKEVEEVYMGNVISANLGQAPARQAAVLAGLPYSVQCTTVNKVCASGMKAIMFAAQSIMLGHSDVVVAGGMESMTNIPFYLDKARFGGYGYGHGTLIDGLMRDGLADAYDNSAMGVSADKTAEKYQFTREAQDAFAIESYTRSKNATESGRFKDEIVAVEIPQRKGDPVVVSEDEEYKKVKFDKIPTLRAVFSANGTVTAANASTINDGASAAILMSGEKVKELGLTPIARIVDFADAEQEPQWFTTAPTIAAPKALKRAGLTKNDIDFFEVNEAFSAVTMAFNKELDIDPKIVNVNGGAVSLGHPLGCSGSRIVTTLTNVLSQNNGKYGLAAICNGGGGASAIIIENLKK; encoded by the coding sequence ATGACACTCAAAGAAGTTTATTTAGTTTCAACAGTTCGTACTCCTATTGGTAGTTTTAATGGTTCTTTGGCAGCCGTTGCAGCTACACAACTTGGTGCAACAGCAATAAAAGGAGCATTACAAAAAATCAATCTTGACCCAAAAGAAGTAGAAGAAGTTTATATGGGTAATGTAATTTCAGCAAATCTTGGACAAGCTCCTGCTCGTCAGGCTGCTGTTTTGGCTGGTCTTCCTTATTCTGTTCAATGTACAACAGTTAATAAAGTATGTGCTTCGGGTATGAAAGCGATTATGTTTGCTGCTCAAAGTATTATGTTAGGTCATTCGGATGTAGTAGTTGCTGGAGGAATGGAGAGTATGACAAATATCCCTTTTTACTTAGATAAAGCTCGTTTTGGTGGTTACGGCTACGGACACGGAACACTTATCGATGGACTTATGCGTGATGGCTTGGCTGATGCGTATGACAACTCTGCCATGGGTGTAAGTGCTGATAAAACAGCCGAAAAATATCAGTTTACTCGTGAAGCACAAGATGCTTTTGCTATAGAATCCTATACTCGTTCAAAAAATGCAACAGAATCAGGCAGATTTAAAGACGAAATTGTAGCTGTAGAAATTCCACAAAGAAAAGGTGACCCAGTAGTAGTAAGTGAAGATGAGGAATACAAAAAAGTGAAATTTGATAAAATACCTACTCTTAGAGCTGTTTTTTCTGCAAATGGAACAGTTACAGCAGCAAATGCTTCTACAATCAATGATGGTGCTTCGGCTGCAATCTTGATGAGTGGAGAGAAAGTAAAAGAATTAGGACTTACTCCAATTGCTAGAATTGTAGACTTTGCAGATGCAGAACAAGAACCACAATGGTTTACGACTGCACCAACAATTGCAGCACCAAAAGCTCTAAAACGTGCAGGTCTTACAAAAAATGACATTGACTTTTTCGAAGTAAATGAAGCATTTTCAGCTGTAACGATGGCATTCAATAAAGAATTAGATATTGATCCTAAAATTGTAAACGTAAACGGTGGAGCAGTTTCTTTAGGACACCCACTTGGCTGTTCAGGTTCAAGAATTGTAACAACACTTACTAATGTTCTTAGTCAGAACAATGGTAAATATGGATTAGCTGCCATTTGTAATGGTGGTGGTGGTGCTTCAGCAATCATTATTGAAAATTTGAAGAAATAA